Proteins from a single region of Sphaerochaeta globosa str. Buddy:
- a CDS encoding phospholipase D family protein, whose product MANVQKKLLNPQSDRLDYMKLLTPPLGFETEFAVGTTYSLDLNSLIGVTMALGVSETMDDDCLKNPIRMLNALTLSSQRIAVFCQTGQVFIPQDIIPVHGLLDSMVFEIKTNRRIHHVFHPKVWIVKFKNGISDLWRVIILSRNLTFDCSWDVAVCLEGKTEKEEDSKNAPLQDFLKYLMKQCKDTTQQGQKKKMLGTMAKEIMEVKFSSGEDKVDFDFHPVGISRGTGGSYSIDNSGLFNKWDRLIVMSPFLGGQGKKTPLERLLDMKSGKNLHDYRPILITRRSEVSKLSERVRKDFDIYSLREEAFHSGEEHEDYTNLDGQDIHAKLFFRTYNSKSELFIGSMNASYNAFSGGNIEFMLKLSTTWGKLNTEMLSRALLESDDSPFELLSEEMPEYVPDPKDETLEELTGYLRRLEFAGKVKPTGDDFFDFEISASNVCEDVKGSLFPLLSPNLGKDITTQIIFSKMKKEQLCEFFLIKLDGDLDTRLERIVRIPLTGMPGDRDAAIVKSVIRDEQDFISYVSLLMGDDYYDDVVMELKRFKKYSADLSGNNKPIPAMYEKMLKVAADKPVRLKEIEKLLEDLQDHPSVPAGFHEVFNTIIKVAKI is encoded by the coding sequence ATGGCAAATGTACAAAAGAAACTGTTGAATCCTCAATCAGACCGACTGGATTATATGAAGCTCCTTACTCCACCTTTAGGGTTTGAGACAGAATTTGCTGTCGGGACAACCTATTCGTTAGACCTGAATTCCCTGATAGGCGTTACGATGGCTTTGGGAGTTTCTGAAACGATGGATGACGATTGTCTTAAGAACCCCATACGGATGTTGAATGCTTTGACTTTAAGTAGCCAGCGTATCGCGGTGTTCTGCCAGACTGGTCAGGTTTTTATTCCTCAAGATATAATTCCTGTACATGGATTGCTTGATTCGATGGTCTTTGAGATCAAGACGAATAGAAGAATTCATCATGTGTTTCATCCCAAAGTATGGATTGTAAAATTCAAGAATGGAATCAGTGATTTGTGGCGTGTAATCATACTTTCGCGTAACTTGACCTTTGATTGCAGTTGGGATGTTGCCGTCTGTTTAGAGGGGAAGACAGAGAAGGAAGAGGATTCTAAGAATGCCCCTCTTCAGGATTTCCTAAAATATCTCATGAAACAATGCAAGGACACTACTCAACAAGGCCAGAAGAAAAAGATGTTGGGAACTATGGCAAAAGAAATCATGGAAGTAAAATTCTCTTCTGGAGAAGATAAAGTAGATTTTGATTTTCATCCTGTGGGAATCTCTCGTGGGACTGGGGGATCATACTCCATTGACAATAGCGGACTATTTAACAAGTGGGATAGGCTAATCGTCATGTCTCCATTTCTTGGAGGTCAAGGAAAGAAAACCCCGCTGGAAAGATTGCTTGATATGAAGAGTGGGAAAAATCTACATGATTACAGACCCATTCTAATTACCAGAAGATCTGAAGTATCAAAGCTTTCCGAAAGAGTCCGTAAGGATTTTGATATCTATTCATTACGAGAAGAAGCTTTCCATAGCGGGGAAGAACATGAAGATTACACAAATCTGGATGGTCAGGATATTCATGCAAAGTTGTTCTTTCGAACATATAATTCAAAAAGTGAATTATTTATAGGTTCGATGAATGCTTCATACAATGCTTTTAGTGGTGGCAATATCGAGTTTATGTTGAAACTATCGACAACCTGGGGAAAGTTGAATACTGAAATGCTCTCGAGAGCACTCTTGGAAAGCGATGATAGCCCTTTCGAGTTGCTTTCTGAAGAAATGCCAGAGTACGTTCCAGATCCAAAGGATGAAACACTGGAAGAGTTGACTGGATATTTGCGACGGCTGGAGTTTGCTGGGAAGGTAAAGCCTACTGGAGATGATTTCTTTGATTTTGAAATTAGTGCATCCAATGTGTGCGAAGATGTGAAGGGTAGCCTTTTTCCACTCTTATCTCCTAACCTAGGGAAAGACATTACTACCCAAATAATTTTCTCAAAAATGAAGAAAGAACAGCTTTGCGAATTTTTCTTGATCAAGCTAGACGGAGATCTTGATACAAGATTGGAACGAATTGTCAGAATACCATTGACTGGAATGCCTGGAGATAGGGATGCTGCTATAGTAAAGTCAGTCATTCGGGATGAACAGGACTTCATCTCCTATGTGTCATTGCTTATGGGCGATGACTATTATGATGATGTAGTGATGGAACTGAAAAGATTCAAGAAGTATTCAGCTGATTTATCTGGCAACAATAAACCCATACCGGCGATGTATGAAAAAATGCTCAAGGTTGCAGCAGATAAGCCCGTCAGATTGAAAGAAATTGAGAAGTTGTTGGAAGACCTGCAAGACCATCCTTCGGTACCTGCGGGATTCCATGAAGTCTTTAATACAATTATCAAGGTTGCGAAGATATGA
- a CDS encoding DUF6361 family protein yields the protein MKILQLGWIDFSREQRDKVMKILHNLAQKTALDELGIGAIRDGFADIFFPGTSTIQTRAKYFVLIPYIFREIITGKNIKKGSMQDLIEQRELELIQDLKDNSGDDLRGIIGQDSGINLKRKPSSVYWSGIRSWKIFDPPEEHLKNFSLNQYCMFVENHHSKREQGKLSGKKVEDDEDALNDDPAYMIIGLSFFDFPENIPDSLDQSTIKLTYGEAVFLQKKIIASHSESLLAHFLVQDNWYLLPKDNLSFQDLLDLSGFKDAEMARKIQLASWFATFNKIINVRFNWLLREGMNRESYDRKWQESLVQVNNLGDNHLEEIFTLLKLTRESENKTKQFLNLVYESLKTGDFDTADRLIRKREESLKRSRSKFKNIQQLNLEHNIGIEELDYRLPIALQLLSDIHHGLRM from the coding sequence ATGAAGATTCTTCAGTTAGGCTGGATTGATTTTTCCAGAGAACAACGAGACAAAGTCATGAAGATTTTGCATAATTTGGCACAGAAGACTGCCTTGGATGAATTGGGTATAGGTGCCATTCGAGATGGATTTGCGGATATTTTCTTCCCTGGAACCAGTACTATACAGACTCGGGCAAAATACTTTGTGCTTATCCCGTACATCTTCCGTGAAATAATTACAGGGAAAAATATTAAGAAAGGGTCAATGCAAGATTTGATTGAGCAGCGAGAGCTGGAATTGATTCAAGATTTGAAGGACAACTCAGGCGATGATTTACGCGGTATCATCGGACAAGACTCGGGTATAAATTTGAAGCGTAAGCCTAGCAGTGTTTACTGGAGTGGAATACGATCTTGGAAGATTTTCGATCCTCCTGAAGAGCATCTGAAAAATTTCTCACTCAACCAGTATTGTATGTTCGTCGAAAATCATCATAGTAAGCGTGAGCAAGGGAAGTTGTCTGGGAAAAAAGTTGAAGATGATGAAGATGCTCTGAATGATGACCCCGCGTATATGATTATTGGATTATCATTTTTTGATTTTCCTGAAAATATTCCTGACTCCTTGGACCAATCGACGATCAAGCTGACCTATGGTGAGGCGGTTTTTCTCCAAAAAAAGATTATCGCTTCCCACAGTGAAAGCCTCTTGGCACACTTTCTTGTTCAAGATAATTGGTACTTATTGCCCAAGGATAATCTGTCTTTCCAAGATCTTCTGGACTTGTCAGGCTTCAAAGATGCGGAGATGGCCAGAAAGATTCAACTTGCATCTTGGTTCGCAACCTTCAACAAAATCATTAATGTGCGATTCAATTGGTTATTAAGAGAGGGAATGAATCGAGAATCGTATGATAGAAAGTGGCAAGAATCTCTCGTTCAGGTCAATAATCTAGGCGATAATCATCTTGAAGAAATATTTACTCTGTTGAAACTAACTCGGGAGTCGGAAAATAAGACAAAACAATTCTTGAATTTGGTATATGAATCCTTGAAAACAGGGGATTTTGATACTGCAGATAGATTGATACGTAAAAGGGAAGAATCATTAAAAAGGAGCCGGTCGAAGTTCAAGAATATCCAACAGCTTAACCTCGAACATAATATAGGCATCGAGGAATTGGATTATAGGTTGCCGATTGCTCTACAGTTGCTTTCAGATATTCATCATGGGTTGAGGATGTAA